The following are encoded in a window of Paenibacillaceae bacterium GAS479 genomic DNA:
- a CDS encoding L-rhamnose mutarotase, which yields MSMSNKYAWTWNVKPERLEEYVEMHLNPWPEIMEEHSRAGIRNYSIFQQGNQFFYCFECDDVEGAFRIIAESEACGRWNAITSTMVEGSFDFNEPKPIVPMREVFYLK from the coding sequence ATGTCGATGAGCAACAAATATGCCTGGACTTGGAACGTTAAGCCGGAACGGCTGGAGGAGTATGTCGAAATGCACCTGAATCCGTGGCCAGAAATTATGGAGGAGCATTCCCGGGCGGGAATCCGTAACTACTCGATTTTTCAACAGGGCAATCAGTTCTTCTACTGCTTTGAATGTGATGATGTTGAAGGGGCGTTCCGGATCATTGCGGAAAGCGAAGCCTGCGGGCGCTGGAATGCGATAACTTCCACGATGGTGGAGGGCTCTTTCGATTTCAATGAGCCGAAGCCGATCGTACCTATGCGCGAAGTATTTTATCTAAAATAA
- a CDS encoding DNA-binding response regulator, OmpR family, contains REC and winged-helix (wHTH) domain has translation MIKMTTILVADDETEIADLVELHLNKEGFRVVKAASGEEALRAVQLHTIDLAILDIMMPGIDGMEVTRRIRSEHPMPIIMLSAKTSDFDKISGLVIGADDYMTKPFNPMELVARVNAQLRRTLLLAQQPKLSDNMMVEAAGLALNPEQRSAVLYGEPLELTPKEFDILYLLASHPKKVFSAENLFQQVWKEEYYEGGNTVMVHIRTLRRKLGDDKDKWIKTVWGVGYRFNV, from the coding sequence TTGATAAAAATGACAACGATCCTCGTCGCGGACGACGAGACCGAGATTGCAGACCTGGTTGAGCTGCATCTGAACAAAGAAGGATTTCGAGTAGTGAAGGCTGCGAGTGGTGAGGAGGCGCTGCGAGCTGTCCAGCTCCACACGATCGATCTGGCCATCCTGGATATTATGATGCCGGGAATCGATGGGATGGAGGTAACGCGGCGCATCCGCAGCGAGCATCCCATGCCGATCATTATGCTGAGTGCCAAGACATCCGATTTCGACAAGATTTCGGGACTCGTTATCGGCGCAGATGATTATATGACAAAACCATTCAACCCGATGGAGCTAGTGGCGAGAGTGAACGCCCAGCTGCGACGTACGCTGCTGTTGGCTCAGCAGCCCAAGCTGTCGGACAACATGATGGTCGAAGCAGCGGGGCTGGCGCTTAACCCCGAGCAGCGGAGTGCTGTATTGTACGGTGAGCCACTTGAACTGACACCGAAGGAGTTCGACATCCTTTATTTGCTCGCGAGCCATCCCAAAAAGGTGTTCAGTGCAGAAAATCTATTCCAGCAGGTTTGGAAAGAGGAATATTACGAGGGCGGCAATACTGTGATGGTACATATCCGAACTCTCCGCCGCAAGCTCGGCGACGACAAGGATAAATG
- a CDS encoding multiple sugar transport system substrate-binding protein, with protein MNSKTRTRTIILVILVLTMSLLSACMKEENKGELEGKLEGTLKVMYFQENQFFQKYGNYFMNKFPNVEFEVVNTQWLMKYPAADSNKAFKEYIEERKPDVLYLDMSSYPYAIENDLLHPLDSVIQQDKFDLEGILPMVTDWLKKEGSGGLYALAPEFSTSGLYYNIDLFEKYNIELPRNQMSYQEVLNLAEQFPVKGSEADRIYGLSTSASSSSTKLSEAIFGMTNYYGTLQGLSYVSADGKNITLDSPQWRNIYENVVDTYQSGVISPPGGWENDLFLNGRAAMVLEGSYYLNMISQAEGRLKSPLRWGVVTQPVNSQNPDVGLVLGLSDIFGVYADSPNKKLAWEFIKFASGTEVAKSLSRAPGGSLSVRPDFIPEANGTSLNAFYELTKMSDFNYPLNIPEGYESILQTIFSRETEAVLAGEQTIDEALQKINVKGNEQLKEAHIRAALKKEKSK; from the coding sequence ATGAATTCAAAGACTAGAACAAGAACGATTATTTTAGTGATCCTCGTACTAACGATGTCCTTACTAAGCGCTTGCATGAAAGAAGAGAATAAAGGTGAATTGGAAGGAAAATTGGAAGGAACTCTGAAAGTCATGTACTTCCAGGAAAATCAATTTTTCCAGAAGTACGGGAATTATTTTATGAATAAGTTTCCAAATGTGGAGTTCGAGGTCGTGAATACGCAGTGGTTAATGAAATATCCCGCAGCAGACAGCAATAAAGCATTTAAGGAATATATCGAAGAACGCAAACCGGATGTTTTATACCTGGATATGAGCAGTTACCCCTACGCCATCGAGAACGACTTGTTGCATCCGCTGGACTCGGTTATTCAACAAGATAAATTCGATCTTGAAGGCATTCTTCCTATGGTAACAGATTGGTTGAAAAAAGAAGGCTCCGGCGGGTTATATGCCCTAGCTCCTGAGTTTTCTACCAGTGGTCTTTATTACAACATCGATTTGTTCGAAAAATACAATATTGAATTGCCTCGAAATCAGATGTCCTACCAAGAAGTACTCAACTTAGCGGAACAATTCCCTGTAAAGGGATCAGAGGCTGATCGTATCTACGGCCTATCGACCAGCGCATCATCATCCTCAACGAAATTAAGTGAAGCTATATTCGGAATGACGAATTATTATGGGACCTTACAAGGGCTCTCCTATGTTAGTGCTGACGGGAAAAATATTACACTCGATTCCCCGCAATGGCGCAATATTTATGAGAATGTTGTAGATACATATCAATCAGGCGTCATCTCTCCCCCTGGCGGATGGGAGAATGATTTATTTCTGAACGGCCGTGCCGCTATGGTGTTGGAAGGCTCCTACTATTTAAATATGATTTCTCAAGCCGAAGGCAGGCTTAAATCTCCACTTCGTTGGGGTGTAGTTACTCAGCCTGTCAATTCTCAGAATCCTGACGTAGGCTTAGTTTTGGGTCTATCCGATATTTTCGGCGTATATGCGGATTCACCAAATAAGAAATTGGCTTGGGAATTTATTAAATTCGCTAGCGGGACGGAAGTAGCCAAATCTTTATCCCGCGCTCCAGGTGGTTCGTTATCAGTCCGACCTGACTTTATCCCAGAGGCGAATGGAACCTCGCTGAATGCATTCTACGAGCTGACCAAGATGTCTGATTTCAATTATCCTTTGAATATACCGGAAGGTTATGAATCCATACTTCAAACAATCTTTTCAAGAGAGACCGAAGCTGTGCTTGCTGGTGAACAAACAATTGATGAAGCGTTACAGAAAATTAATGTAAAAGGAAATGAGCAATTGAAGGAAGCTCATATTAGAGCAGCGCTGAAAAAAGAGAAGAGTAAGTAA
- a CDS encoding competence protein ComEC, with product MDLAGDEGCQIDPREGGMRLEARGWLDGRPLVWAAVCFVAGSSAAAYWSPGGMLAAGLGLGLLLAALALAGQARYGLAAACLAAYALAAGERLWADARSQTALSALYAAAEAQLEPPELRVEAAGTVVSPVEFDGDLVQLRLEAHSLRAGDAQQAKPLRETLLVRVKLLHEQELAAAKAWRRGNSVRLRGTLELPAPPANRGGFDYRRYLRSQGITWLLQVQGAGAVQAAPGKSHSAAALLGRMDAARAQLGSALTRIYPADQAGYMQALVLGNQDETDPELYRRFARLGLTHIMAVSGMHVAVMLGLLGFSLRQLRLTKERILLLLMFAVPPYVLFTGASPSILRAGLMALLGLAAARAGKLKDGLHLLAASAVLLLLWNPRLIESVSFQLSYIVTAGLILGVPAVNRLLSRPRSRLRFVQDAVVVTFVAQAISFPVTIYYFNQIHLLSLPANLLLVPFISFLIMPAGAAVMLVEPIWPGAAQLLANWSTEANMWTFRLIEWMGEWSDGSTIWATPSLWWIVSYYAVLFGLLQSLGRWRSCKQAAAEETCFSDNEDTQPLLPVKDTSRYSPSTAPAMSVQTRIRNVASSLRSPLTRSVLTGSILLLLLLHAFHSGWYDRAAYVQFLNVGQGDAILIRTPSGQTILIDGGGTMQFRREAWRQRRDPYEIGRKMLVPLLMKRGVSEIDLLVVTHLDQDHIGGLEAVLDGIPVKRLLWNGSLKEAGETPPLLQRAINKGIPLYGAEAGMSWQPDVSTRLDVLWPTKHNDMQPIEEQNEQSVVLLLTLFNRSFLLAGDLGSVSESAVMETAKSLALPARNTPIDVLKAGHHGSKNSTSAAWLSYWKPSVSVLSAGIDNRYGHPSEDVLMRLKQFSSRAVRTDLNGEIEFRVTPQGMDMRLLRGN from the coding sequence GTGGATTTAGCTGGAGACGAGGGATGCCAGATTGACCCGCGAGAAGGAGGAATGAGATTGGAAGCGCGAGGCTGGTTGGATGGGAGGCCGCTCGTATGGGCGGCAGTATGTTTTGTCGCGGGCAGCTCGGCGGCCGCGTATTGGAGCCCCGGCGGTATGCTGGCCGCCGGGCTCGGGCTCGGCCTGCTCCTGGCGGCGCTTGCGCTCGCCGGGCAGGCCCGATATGGGCTGGCCGCCGCGTGTTTGGCGGCCTATGCCCTCGCCGCAGGCGAGCGGCTGTGGGCGGATGCGCGGTCGCAGACCGCGCTGAGCGCCCTTTACGCCGCCGCCGAGGCGCAGCTTGAGCCGCCGGAGCTTCGCGTGGAGGCGGCGGGGACTGTTGTGTCGCCGGTCGAGTTCGACGGCGACCTGGTGCAGCTGCGCTTGGAGGCGCATAGCCTCCGCGCGGGGGACGCGCAGCAGGCGAAGCCGCTGCGCGAGACGCTGCTCGTGCGCGTGAAGCTGCTGCACGAGCAAGAGCTCGCCGCCGCCAAGGCTTGGCGGCGGGGGAACAGCGTGCGCTTGCGCGGCACGCTGGAGCTGCCGGCTCCGCCGGCCAATCGCGGCGGCTTCGACTACCGCCGCTACCTGCGCAGCCAGGGAATCACCTGGCTGCTGCAGGTTCAGGGCGCGGGCGCGGTGCAAGCCGCGCCCGGCAAAAGCCATAGCGCTGCCGCGCTGCTGGGCCGCATGGACGCGGCCCGAGCACAGCTTGGCTCCGCGCTAACCCGCATTTACCCGGCAGATCAGGCCGGGTACATGCAAGCGCTCGTCCTGGGCAACCAGGACGAGACAGATCCAGAGCTGTACCGCCGCTTCGCCCGGCTTGGTTTAACCCACATTATGGCCGTATCCGGCATGCATGTGGCAGTCATGCTTGGCTTGCTCGGTTTCTCGCTGCGCCAGCTGCGGTTAACCAAGGAGCGAATTCTGCTCCTGCTTATGTTTGCCGTGCCGCCGTATGTACTGTTTACCGGAGCCTCTCCCTCCATCCTGCGCGCCGGCCTTATGGCGCTGCTCGGCCTTGCTGCCGCCCGCGCTGGCAAGCTAAAGGATGGGCTGCATCTGCTAGCGGCATCCGCGGTCCTGCTGCTGCTTTGGAATCCTCGTCTGATCGAGAGTGTCAGCTTCCAGCTTAGCTACATCGTTACAGCGGGCCTGATTCTCGGCGTGCCAGCCGTGAACCGTCTGCTCTCGCGACCTCGAAGCCGCTTGCGCTTCGTACAGGATGCCGTCGTCGTTACCTTTGTTGCTCAGGCGATTTCTTTTCCCGTCACCATCTACTATTTCAATCAAATTCATCTGCTGTCGCTTCCGGCTAATCTGCTGCTTGTGCCGTTCATCAGCTTCCTAATCATGCCGGCAGGTGCGGCGGTCATGCTGGTGGAGCCAATATGGCCAGGTGCGGCCCAACTACTCGCGAATTGGTCGACGGAAGCCAACATGTGGACGTTTCGTCTCATCGAATGGATGGGCGAGTGGAGTGACGGCAGTACGATCTGGGCCACACCTTCTTTGTGGTGGATTGTCTCCTACTATGCGGTATTGTTTGGACTGCTTCAGAGCCTGGGGAGGTGGCGAAGCTGTAAGCAGGCGGCAGCCGAGGAAACATGTTTTAGTGATAATGAGGATACCCAACCGCTTTTGCCAGTAAAAGATACATCCAGATATAGCCCATCTACGGCTCCCGCCATGTCAGTACAAACAAGAATCCGTAATGTAGCCTCCAGCCTCCGAAGTCCGCTAACTCGATCCGTCTTAACCGGGTCTATTTTGCTGCTTCTGCTTTTGCATGCCTTTCACTCAGGCTGGTATGACCGCGCCGCATACGTACAGTTCCTTAATGTCGGTCAAGGAGATGCCATTCTGATCCGAACTCCGTCCGGACAAACGATACTCATTGACGGCGGAGGCACAATGCAATTCAGGCGCGAAGCCTGGAGGCAGCGGCGGGATCCATATGAAATCGGGCGTAAGATGCTGGTACCGCTCCTGATGAAAAGAGGTGTCAGTGAGATTGATTTGCTCGTTGTCACCCATCTGGATCAGGATCACATCGGGGGACTGGAGGCCGTGCTCGACGGTATTCCGGTAAAAAGACTGCTCTGGAACGGCAGTCTCAAGGAAGCAGGAGAGACACCGCCCCTCCTTCAAAGGGCAATTAACAAGGGGATTCCCCTGTACGGTGCGGAAGCCGGGATGTCTTGGCAGCCTGACGTCTCCACTAGATTAGACGTCCTCTGGCCGACTAAGCATAACGACATGCAACCGATCGAGGAGCAGAACGAACAGAGCGTTGTGTTGCTGTTGACGCTGTTCAATCGCAGTTTTCTGTTGGCGGGGGATCTGGGGAGTGTAAGCGAGTCGGCCGTCATGGAGACGGCAAAAAGTCTGGCGTTACCCGCCCGAAACACGCCAATTGACGTACTGAAGGCCGGTCATCACGGCAGCAAAAACTCTACCTCAGCAGCGTGGCTCTCCTATTGGAAGCCTTCTGTCTCTGTCTTATCCGCTGGTATCGACAATCGCTATGGTCATCCGTCCGAAGACGTGCTGATGCGGCTTAAGCAGTTTAGTTCTCGTGCGGTACGCACAGACTTGAACGGGGAAATCGAGTTCCGTGTTACCCCACAAGGCATGGACATGCGACTGCTGCGTGGCAATTGA
- a CDS encoding RNA polymerase sigma factor, sigma-70 family, translated as MLFFFFLQVQGKLANHSSIGTWGREAQDIRNDVEWLRAVRDSGTDRFGEVIDEYGDYLYRTIYAVLRSPHDTEDVLQEVLLAICRALPDCRLEGFKTWITRIAVNRAIDWKRMKRRREEISAEPLDGGSERSAPELREQTPIVEQLIAKERQHAVREKLADLPSDYGEVVRDFYFRRRTQEEISRERGMQPKSVESKLYRARSWMRRHWKKEDFE; from the coding sequence ATGCTCTTCTTTTTTTTTCTGCAAGTGCAGGGGAAGCTAGCGAATCATTCGTCTATTGGGACATGGGGAAGGGAGGCGCAGGATATTAGGAATGACGTGGAGTGGCTCCGAGCTGTCCGGGACAGCGGTACGGACCGGTTCGGGGAAGTTATTGACGAGTATGGAGATTATTTATACCGTACGATTTATGCTGTCCTGCGCTCTCCCCATGATACGGAGGACGTGCTTCAGGAGGTGCTGCTGGCAATTTGCCGGGCGTTGCCGGATTGCCGGTTGGAAGGCTTCAAAACCTGGATTACGCGGATCGCGGTTAACCGCGCCATCGACTGGAAGCGCATGAAGCGCCGCCGGGAAGAGATAAGCGCGGAGCCGCTGGATGGTGGTTCGGAACGCAGTGCGCCGGAACTTCGGGAGCAGACGCCAATTGTAGAGCAGCTTATTGCAAAAGAACGACAGCACGCCGTGCGCGAGAAGCTTGCGGACCTCCCTTCCGATTATGGGGAAGTGGTGCGGGATTTTTATTTCCGCCGCCGTACGCAGGAGGAAATTTCACGGGAGAGAGGCATGCAGCCGAAAAGCGTAGAGTCCAAGCTGTACCGGGCTCGAAGCTGGATGAGGCGGCATTGGAAAAAGGAGGACTTTGAATGA